One genomic segment of Mytilus trossulus isolate FHL-02 chromosome 4, PNRI_Mtr1.1.1.hap1, whole genome shotgun sequence includes these proteins:
- the LOC134714389 gene encoding uncharacterized protein LOC134714389 — protein MKRIRFTKKPPKIKKIVYDGKRRQTKYVRLDASISSKHEDTVMEKDCGDIFKQKPDINFELINEDQEEPAKNSYAAKKKKLTEAWEGLREDLILTRLQELCPATHEYGFCHDEQSDIIMCQDCGPQAYYCSSCCERVHRNILFHKPQQWKGSMYVPIQQINELTRKDHKCDQTFFSNIYAVDMKEAQHICKIQLCRCETAAATLVWYNLWPATPSIPKIAFDIRFMELLSVLHLECHLPTKSFCDALGFIKSNFINLATDDEKNIYRAVVGDCLTEYNYHRSTLNTRHTITESSFTRECPICLKVINT, from the exons aTGAAGAGAATACGCTTTACTAAGAAGCCCCCAAAGATAAAGAAGATTGTATATGATGGGAAAAGAcgacaaacaaaatatgttagGCTAGATGCTTCAATATCCAGTAAACATGAAGATACTGTTATGGAAAAAGATTGtggtgacatttttaaacaaaaaccaGATATAA ATTTCGAACTCATAAATGAAGACCAAGAAGAACCAGCTAAAAATAGCTATgctgcaaagaaaaaaaagctCACTGAAGCATGGGAGGGTTTAAGAGAAGACCTTATATTGACAAGACTGCAGGAGCTTTGTCCAGCAACGCATGAGTATGGGTTTTGTCATGATGAACAATCTGACATAATTATGTGTCAAGATTGTGGGCCTCAGGCATATTATTGTTCTAGCTGTTGTGAGAGAGTTCAcagaaatatcttatttcacaAACCACAGCAATGGAAG GGATCTATGTATGTACCAATACAGCAAATTAATGAGCTTACCAGAAAAGATCACAAATGTGACCAGACATTTTTCAGCAATATTTATGCTGTTGATATGAaag AAGCACAACATATCTGTAAAATCCAGCTTTGCAGATGTGAAACTGCAGCAGCAACTTTAGTATGGTACAATTTATGGCCAGCAACACCATCAATTCCCAAAATTGCCTTTGATATTCGCTTCATGGAGCTGCTTTCTGTATTACACCTGGAATGTCACCTGCCTACAAAATCTTTTTGTGATGCCTTAGgatttataaaatcaaacttcATAAATTTGGCTACAGATGAT GAAAAGAATATTTACCGTGCTGTTGTTGGTGATTGTTTGACAGAATACAATTATCACCGGTCCACATTGAACACTAGGCACACTATAACAGAGTCATCTTTTACCAGAGAATGCCCAATATGCTTGAAGGTAATTAACACATAG